The Xyrauchen texanus isolate HMW12.3.18 chromosome 25, RBS_HiC_50CHRs, whole genome shotgun sequence genome includes the window tggccattctccgttgacctctctcatcaacaaggcatttccatccactgaACTGCcaattactggatgttttttgtttttggcaccattataaataaacactagagtctattgtgtgtgaaaatcccagaagatcagcatttacagaaatactcaatacAGCATATCTttcacaaacaatcatgccatggtcgaaatccctgaaatatatattttttcccattctgatggttgatgtgaacctttactgaagctcctgacccgtgattttatgcattgcattgctgccacaaaattggctgattatataatcgcaCTAATAAGTAGATGtagaggtgtacctaataaagtgctcagtgagtgtatagccAGTATAagctacaagacgtaaacatttttcatgttaactcaaattattttattgtggaTAATATCGCTTATAGGCTTTACTTGCATTGTCActgtaacaaagttgtaatattgtatCTCTTAACTTATCTATGACACTGAATGTCAATGCATATAATGTTTagatcttgtggctatacttttgtgtgtattttaatgtttatagaatGGCCCTGTTCACTTTTTCACAAATTTGGAGTGACTCACTCTAACCGCAATTTTTGTACTcccctttttttctctccaatttggaattcccaatgaactctaagttctcgtggtggcatagtgactcacctcaatccgggtggtggaggactaatctcagttgcctccaagtctgagacagtcaatccacttatcttatcacgtggcttgttgagctcgttaccgcggagacctagcgtgtgtggaggattcacactattctccacggcatccatgcacaactcaccacgtgtcccaccgagagtgagaaccacattatagcaaccacgaagaagttaacccaacatgactctatgcaccctaacaaccgggccaattggttgcttaggaatccTGAcaagagtcactcagcacgccctggattcgaacttgtgactccaggtgtggttgtcagcgtctttacttgctgagctacccaggcccccccattCTAACCgtgattttaaataaatgtttaataaataaatttgatctggtaatcaatattatgccacaaatgctgttgattaagcaaaatagttccaaacaaagccAAATCAACTGTTGTATATCACCAAGCAACACACAAGACTGACAGCCTGAATGGAATGCTGCAAACACAGACAAGTGGAGCAATTGAAACAGTTAAGCGTAGCTGTGCTGTTATtctaaatgtttgtaatattggAACACTATTTGTCCAATTAGATTAGAGGAAAGAAACTGTTGTATAAGGATATATAACTCCATGGATGGCTTCTCATGCAGGAGTTTCATCAAGTTCCATATTATCTAAATATTCAGCTATGCATTATTCTGTTAATACAaaatttttttgtacatttgtaacaTTATGATTTTTAACATTTGAAGATTTAAATTTTTAAGATAAAGACTTGtaataacatttaacatttaaatcttTAATAAACCCCAGATGtatataaaacagtgacatttgaaAACTGCACAACCAGTTGTAAAGCATGTTTGGACTAACTCTTGAAAAATTGAGCAGTCATTTGCAGGGCGCATTACTTTACATTTGGCACTCAATACAAAACAGTCTGAATTGATGTTAAAACGGTTCAAGTCTCTGAAGAAGAATGCTCCTGTAGTTCTGGAAACACATGCCTGGGCCAAACTTAATGTTTTATTTCCCTTCTTAGAACTCATATTATCCTCAATATTTATTCAGTCTGTCCCTGACCAAACACAATATTTGACATGGCCtgtaaaagaacaaaaaagaacaaGACATTAAGTTTTATGTTCATGCTCAagctattattaattaattatgtatttttgagTATCAAATGCTAACCTCTCACTTTCTCTTCCCAGGCCCTGTCACTGGTCAACAACAAGATTTCCAAAGTCCACCCGCGAGTCTTCATGCCACTCAGACACTTAAAAAAGCTCTATTTCTCTCGAAACCTCCTGACAGTGGTACCCAAAAACCTGCCCCCATCCCTGGTGGAGCTGCGTATTCATGAGAATCGTATTAATAAGGTTGCAGAGGGAACTTTCTCTGATCTGGGAAGCATGAACTGCATTGGTTTGTATGCACTCTTGCCATTATGTGGTATAGAGGTTACAGTGTGACCAAACCATTTCCTTTTTTAGATGGAGCCTGCTGGTTTTTGTGATGGGATATTCTGTCTGATGTTGAATGCTTCTTATAGAGATGGGCGGAAACCCCATTCAGAACAGCGGCTTTGAGCCCGGTGCTTTTAAAGGCCTGAAACTCAACTATCTGCGCATCTCTGAGGCCCAACTCACTGGAATACCTAAAGgtgattcattttaataacaagttagttgacccaaaaatttaaaatttgtcataatttactcgccctcatgtggttccaaacacatatgagtTAGTCTCTGTCACCATTCGCTTTTCATAGTATGGGGAAAAAATAGTATGGAAGTGAATAGAAACTTTCAATTTTGTTCCATTGAAAAAGTAATGTAGGTTTGGAACACATAAGTgtaggtaaataatgacagaatctgTATATTTGCATGAACTGTCTCCTTAAAAAGTGAGAGTGAGGGTCAAATGATAGGCTCCTATTGTTTTCCAAGTAGTACAGTTGGACAAAAACTTCAAAAACTCCCATGATTTCATGAagtatacactactggtcaatacttttgaaacacttgactgaaatgtttctcaagatcttaaaaatcttttgatctgaaggcgtatgcttaaatgtttgaaattagttttgtagacaaaaaatataattgtgccaccatattaatttatttaattataaaactaaaatataataaaaataagttaataagatttattttggattttgtttagtcaaaacataattcccatagtttaatttctgttattccatagttgtgatgactttactattattctaaaatgtgaagaaacaaaatataataaagaatgagtgtgtttcaaaacttttgaccggtagtgtaggtCTCTACACTATCTTATCTAACAATAAGGGGtgtttcccaatcagtgggcgttttcaaacagggatgggcatttttcaactatccaatgaaagtagggaatatCAACGTAGTAAGCAAATCATGTAAAGCAGCTGCAAAATGCTCATCCCTGTTTGAAAACGAACACTGATTGGTAGATGcctatttttgttctgcagagacaccaGTCTCGATTTCATTGTCCTTTATGCAGTTTCTCACTTGAATGGGTTTTGGTAATATCCTCAGAAATATATCACAATTTGCAtgatttgttttctatttttttgcTCCCCTATTTGGAATGTACAATTTTtcatgtcctcatggtggcgtagtgactcgcctcaatttgtgtggcggaggacgaatctcagttgcctccacgtctgagaccatcaatccacgcatctcatcacgtggcttgttgagcgtgttaccgcagagacctagtgcgtgtgcaggcttcatgctattctccgtggcataaacacacaacttaccatgcgccccaccaagcgcgagaaccacattatagagaccacgaggaggttaacccaacttaACTCTACgcaccctagcaacctggccaatttatttgcttaggagacctgactggagtcactcagcacgccctcaaactcgtgactccagtggtgatagtcagcatatttactcgctgagctactcaggccccctgcATGATTTTTATGTAAGAATCTAAGAGCTGACATGTGGTGTAACTTTCAAGTAATATAATGATGAATTTCCCTGTTTCCTCTCAGACCTCCCTGCCAGTCTTCATGAGCTCCACTTGGACAATAACCAGATCCAAGCCATCGAACTGGAGGACCTGAGACACTATAAACTCCTGGACAGGTAAGTCGGCTCAGGACTCTATAGCATTTAACCACACATCATTAACAAACTAGGTGCATGgaaattacatgaaaaaaaagAGTGAAGAAGGTAAAACCAGCAAGACTTTCTTCACTGACTCCTAAAGCAACAGCACCATCTGGAGAAAGAAAATTCAAGGATGAGGAAAATAAGAATAGACAACAATAGATATTTTTCCACACTCTGGGTTTTGTAACGCGAAAGTAaatgtttgcagggtaaacttcgacagcggtgaatgtgAGACcacaacaaatattatttttatgtacccatttgctccaagatcaAAAGATAAAATACACTCttatgttttaatgactttccAGAATTGAAAAAAAGGTGGATTAACACAGTAAAATGGGAGAAGAtaccaaatttactgtcactctctcagtagctgcaataaaaaaaaaccttgcagctgtggtaatttttttattttaactaataCCAGGGTGATAtgacacaaagcataatgttataaatgtacactaaattttaatgtgtacaaatgtataatataatataaaacaaattgcgagatttacgctgctaaataaggtggatACGTGTCATCACACTCTGTGAAAAAGTTCTATGCTTATCATTAGATGTTACATTAGTAAAGTACATTAGTGTCTAGTAAGTGATAATCCAAATATTCAATATACCctttaataacaacaacaaaaaaaactttttattagaTATTTAACCTTTATACTTGTTTTCAGTCATATAAGCAATTGCAGACCCTATTTGCAAGGTCTTTCATCTCAGGGAAATCTGTGGTTATGTGATCTTTCTTCACGTTTACTGAAAACAGCAGCTGCACTTAGTGATATTAGATTCTTTCACTCTAAATTCTCCCCTTACCCGtttttaaaaaacttaaaaatcaTCAAGTATTATTCTTAAAATTTCTCAAAAATAATTCCTGTTATTTATCAATTTAATCTCAGTTGGCAgcacacaacatttatttcagctCAAAAGCCCTGTATTGGAGAGATGCACAATTGTGTCAGACAATCTTTCTTTAAATATAATGTGGTTTGCCCTGCTTGGAAACAGTCGACCCAATGCCTGTTCACAGTTTACAGTCTATTGTGTTTCCACCTCACTAGGTGTCTGCCACAATGGATGTGCCCCATTTATTATCTGTTTTCTCACTCACTGTTTTGTTTGTCCTTGTTTGCCAGATTGGGTTTGGGTTACAACCATATCCGGATGATTGAGAATGGCAGTCTATCATATGTCCCAAATTTGAGGGAGTTGCATTTGGAAAACAACCGCCTGACACGCATCCCAAGAGGCCTGCCAGACATGAAGTACCTACAGGTCAGGAATCATTGAAAGACCAAAACTTTCACAAATATCTCATTTATACATGCAAAtcatttacttttgttttttccCAGGTGGTCTACCTTCATTCTAACAAAATAAGCCAGGTGGACACAAATGACTTCTGCCCTCGAGGCTTTGGCATGAAAAGGAccttctacaatggcatcagtttaTATGGCAACCCAGTTAACTACTGGGAGGTGCAGCCTGCCACTTTCCGTTGCGTTAGTGACCGTTTGGCCATTCAGTTCggaaactataaaaaataaagaaaggatTATATAATGAATATGGGAACAAGTAATGCtggaatttaaacaaaacaggaaaaagaatgtgtgtgtgtgggggggtgttaAGAAACAGTGTGCTGGAGAAGATAACCATGTACACTTGGATGTGATATCTACAGGGAAAAAAAGGGTGCAAGAAAAATAAGCATTGGTAATTTCAAAAACAAACCTAAACTTTATAAAAGAGGTGTGTGGAGAATGCAGAGAAATTACAATATGTGAAGtctatttacaaaaacaaatattggcCATTGTTTTGTAAGTGTTTCACAGAAAGTCTTACCAATATATTATCAGTTTTATTTGTAAGGGTTCTTTGTTTGCTCAACATTTCCATAAGTAAAATTATTGTTATGTACTgttatgttgttattattttatatcaGTTTATTTGTATTATCAGTGGTAAAGTTTAGTTGGGATGTTGGAATAAAAAGGTTGAATATAGATTTTAAATTCATGGTGCTTAATAAGTGTATCTTTGTGTTGTTTGTCAAGTTTTgccatgtttttgtgtctttgcATTGCTTCCATGCTTCAGGGGTCTTTTTTCTTGTGGGAGTACTTTAGGGCAATTAAGGAACTGAGTGATGCATGGTGTTATACAGTATAGAAACACAATACAGTTTTCTTTCTAAGAATAAGTCATCCAAATGCCTCACATCCTTATACCCACCCACATTTCTAAGCTTTTGCCAACATGAGTTTGAGGCTGATTCATATAAGGATTGTAATGTTGTATTGTTTTGCACAGtttctcaacaaattcaaaatatattctttgtagggtttttgtttttctaattttgtttttTCCCCCAGTGTTTTTTGGCTGAATTTGGCAATGGCACTGCATGCATACACTGTTCCCTACACTACCGCATGttccaataaataatttttcaactTGATTTCAAGAGCAGAAATGGCGTACCATCATGGTTTGAAAGCTGtaactaatacaactttaattaacattaatttgATGAGTTCAGTGGAATAAAACATTTGCAATGTTCTTTGTTAAGCTTTTTCTCATTAAAGCCAAATATTGATTGAATGAATGATCAACAAGAACAATGTCTATGAGTCATTCTACATTAAGTGGTGCAAACCATGTCTGAGTAATTCacttcataaataaaaataaaatatgaaaacattgaaATATTGGTGGAGATGTGTTTGATGACTTATTTTAGGATTtgccaataaaaaaataataaagcgtGTAATATCAACAGATAATTAAAAACTGCATGTCCATAGCCACATTTTTTGCGTGTTTTGACAACAGAACAATGTggcaaatatttaaataacacaaaacatgggaattaggcagagctccaaaaagagGCGGGAGGTCCAAACCGCCAGCTAAGATAACCTAAGTGAAGCCCCCTTTTGAAATGGGCGCAACctccttttggagtaaccccgcccCTTTCTGAAGTACAGAAAGGCCAACTCCAAAAGCGGGCGGCGCACACCCCACAGTTTGGGTTTCACTGGGCGGAGCTAACATTAATATTCACGAGTTTCCTCAAAAGGCGTGTGGAATCGAAAACATTTACACCTTTAATTGATTATTTTGAAAAGGTAATTAAGTTTCAGTGTCGAAGTTCAGCCTAAACTACAACTATTCTTATTTTCGCAACAGTTTGTAGATTGTAACGTGTTTTGATGAGTCTGTGCTTTTTGTGCATTCTTGCGATGACATGCATTCTATGTCGTATTGACACAGCAGAGCAACCTTTAGAAAATCAACTAGTCTACAACTATAAAAGTTATTTTTCGTTGTGCTCTTCTGACCTTGTGAGAGTCTATATTAGTTGTTATCAGTGTCTCTATAGCACTGCTGGCTGAAAAAAATCTGCACAAATGTAACATTGGCATAATCaatttccttttttaatttaTGTGTAATTATTCTGTCACCCTAATTTCTTTTTGGTTAATTTGTTAAAAACCTTACATAGTGACATGAAAATGGAATGGAGCCTGATGTCAGTTATTTTACCACAAGTTGCTTAGTGGACCTACAGTGAAAATCATTGatatcccagtgccatttaattTAACTGCCTAATGATCTTCACAGAGATATATGGTGTGAAAGCACCTTAATCTAATGATCCATGTGTTCATTTACCCTGTTCTGACTATATCATATTTGCAAATGAAATTCAGAAGTATTGCCATTTTGCAAGTACTATGATAACATCATAATTCATACCAAAGGCATATGCTAATTCTGGTCTTCTTCATTCAttgtatgttaaaaaaatatttgtgtcatAAAAGATAAATGTTGCCATAATTGGGGAAGCAACTCATAGCTCATGTTGGAATGACAAGGAAAGCTTTAAAGCTATATGTGGAATGAAACCCAAGATACTAGTTAATAGTTTACTAAAACAGGGCCTTGGCACCCTGCACAAATGAAATGATCGAATCgtttttgtgtgagaacagagcaaaatgtaactcctttttaaaatgtacatctgTACATGTCTCTAGGCACAATaattatttcaagctcgattacacttcctagtgcttgatggcgctaggaagtgtaatcaagcttgaaatcctgatcacaaaggagact containing:
- the bgnb gene encoding biglycan b, with protein sequence MFSYHSFLLLLLSLCSLTAPSLALPFEQRGFWDFGMDSDGGDQTTVIMRDEEGSAMEELSPDVPLCPFGCQCQLKVVQCSDLGLTAVPRQIPIDTKLLDLQNNRITELKENDFKGLANLYALSLVNNKISKVHPRVFMPLRHLKKLYFSRNLLTVVPKNLPPSLVELRIHENRINKVAEGTFSDLGSMNCIEMGGNPIQNSGFEPGAFKGLKLNYLRISEAQLTGIPKDLPASLHELHLDNNQIQAIELEDLRHYKLLDRLGLGYNHIRMIENGSLSYVPNLRELHLENNRLTRIPRGLPDMKYLQVVYLHSNKISQVDTNDFCPRGFGMKRTFYNGISLYGNPVNYWEVQPATFRCVSDRLAIQFGNYKK